A single genomic interval of Bacteroidales bacterium harbors:
- a CDS encoding restriction endonuclease produces the protein MPVIRVFEHERLTTHPDDHGRALTTVQFEKLCQFNDKNDNKYFTVIRNGIKFCQYVGVIQIGNLTIEILPKADKQTITKHEFDSQTRRWQKVLLKMLAISGEIELETVSEASLRKRFTLLDLYFEVYLQEVDTLLRRGLAKKYRQNEGNVKALKGRLNFSRDIERNCIHRERFYTCHQSYDHEHLINQILLKGLKILDVLSSGSILNDRIRKLLFYFPEISEITINKDSFNKIRLTRKTRDYTKALAIAKMLILNYSPDISMGDENMLALLFDMNKLWEKYIYKQLKARENQYLRVKYQAQDLFWESKSIYADIVIERKKASVMHESADNDKWEPFIIDTKWKLIDVNKPSDDDLKQMYVYNMYWNSPKSMLLYPKLAGVKDSGFGKFHKGRLGDNHCKIGFVSVLDESGGLNQEVAGEILKKIKPE, from the coding sequence ATGCCGGTTATCAGAGTTTTTGAGCACGAGCGGTTAACGACTCATCCAGATGATCATGGGCGAGCGCTGACTACAGTTCAGTTTGAAAAGCTGTGTCAGTTCAACGATAAGAACGATAACAAATACTTCACGGTGATTCGCAACGGCATCAAATTCTGTCAATACGTTGGCGTTATTCAAATCGGCAACCTCACCATCGAAATTCTGCCCAAAGCCGACAAGCAAACAATTACTAAACACGAATTTGACTCTCAGACCCGGCGATGGCAAAAGGTTTTGTTGAAGATGCTGGCCATCAGCGGCGAAATTGAACTTGAAACCGTTTCGGAGGCCAGCTTGAGGAAGCGGTTTACCCTTCTCGATCTGTATTTTGAGGTTTATCTTCAGGAGGTTGATACATTGCTCCGCCGCGGCCTCGCCAAAAAATACCGGCAAAACGAGGGCAACGTGAAAGCGCTGAAGGGGCGTTTGAATTTTTCCAGGGACATAGAGCGCAACTGCATTCACCGTGAGCGGTTTTACACCTGCCATCAGTCCTACGACCACGAACATCTTATCAACCAGATTTTGCTGAAAGGCCTCAAAATTCTTGATGTACTCTCATCCGGCAGCATATTGAATGATAGAATCAGGAAGCTCCTGTTTTACTTTCCTGAGATCAGCGAAATAACCATTAACAAAGATTCCTTCAACAAAATCCGCCTCACCCGTAAAACAAGGGACTACACAAAAGCACTGGCCATTGCCAAAATGTTGATCCTGAATTATTCACCTGATATTTCAATGGGCGATGAAAACATGCTGGCGCTGCTGTTTGACATGAACAAGCTGTGGGAGAAATACATCTATAAACAGCTCAAGGCCAGGGAAAACCAGTATCTGCGTGTCAAGTACCAGGCGCAGGATCTCTTTTGGGAGTCAAAAAGTATATACGCCGACATTGTAATTGAAAGAAAAAAGGCCTCGGTTATGCATGAAAGCGCCGATAATGATAAATGGGAGCCCTTCATCATTGATACCAAATGGAAGCTGATAGATGTGAACAAACCCTCCGACGATGACCTGAAGCAGATGTATGTTTACAATATGTACTGGAACAGCCCCAAAAGTATGCTATTATACCCAAAGCTTGCCGGTGTAAAGGACAGCGGTTTTGGTAAATTCCACAAAGGCCGGCTGGGCGATAATCATTGCAAAATTGGCTTTGTGAGTGTGCTGGACGAGAGTGGAGGATTAAATCAGGAAGTTGCAGGTGAGATACTGAAAAAAATTAAACCGGAGTAA